One Gordonia sp. SID5947 genomic region harbors:
- a CDS encoding arabinosyltransferase domain-containing protein — MTASSRRAPTRVWAAIAIVSGLVAIVAAVLTPLLPVSQHTASIDWPQETIGSSASVTAPLVAQTASGLDVTVGCRALAQTPADETTVVVSTMPSAGRNSSNKALFVTADRQAVSVTMRGKELVRADRADLNRCDRLTVRASASATEAHFVGLGPAVAGDPGDRPQVSGVFTGLRPAAVRQAAGEGAPADRLAVHVDIDNRFDTGPSVLKLIVMIIGLIAAAISFVAIAVLDVRNGYHRRIGRLDLRRLFAPRAADIAVTAALVVWHFLGAGSSDDGYILNMGRTAHDAGYLANYYRFFGIPEAPFDWYYTFLSHWSTVSTAGVWMRLPALVAGLISWFVLSRILLPRLGGAVRRSQWAMFTAAAVFVAFWMPLCSGLRSEGIIVLGSLLTWWGVEQAVATRRMLPAAGAALSAGLTLAVAPHGVIALAMLIAGSRPMLRTIRTRRRENGMLPLLAPVAGAFAVVVIVVFRDQTLANVAEAVRLRYTVGPTLAWYQELLRFYYLSLTTQDGSLVRRVPLLLLVAALFVTLAVMLRRKHIRGVDPGPVWRLVGSILLTVLLLSFTPTKWTVQFGIYAGVGAAMAAVATVAVAQSARRSPRNLWMYIAVLLFACAVAVAGENAWGWGYDFGISWFDKAPVVAGTPLSSVFLVLTVLALAVATWYHLRIDVDAERGKVRGDRTRLSRTQIAVASAPMLVIATLVVVGEMGLFAKAAMDRSDTYTTFHANTRALAGDPCGMADQVLLEQNPNLGALAPIGTRDISRALAGESTGFTPDGVAGDLTPDPTSLGAGTINTSGDLSRPFVVTGGPPGTTGGTGPKTINGSSAALPFGLDPKTTPVLGSYGHDNGTAELTSGWYRLPSRDASPLLVITAAGPVFSVDQDGVATPGRSLQVQFGRTDAAGGFKQVGKAYTPIDPGPGRPNRPWRNLRIPMTAVPGGATAMRIVAVDDNVSPDQWLAFTPPRAPQLHTLQDVVGSRTPVLLDLSVGSQFPCQHPMSTRDGVSEVPRWRIVPDQTTTNSKSKTWQASVNGGILTTPEALTSATTMATYLENDWFRDWGGLQRLSPLVADATPAQVTTGTTTTWGWTRPGSIRVVPQDD; from the coding sequence ATGACTGCCTCTTCCCGACGAGCGCCCACACGTGTCTGGGCCGCGATCGCCATCGTGTCCGGACTTGTCGCGATCGTCGCTGCCGTGCTGACGCCATTGCTGCCGGTCAGCCAGCACACCGCGTCCATCGACTGGCCCCAGGAGACCATCGGCTCGAGCGCGTCGGTGACGGCGCCCCTGGTCGCTCAGACGGCGTCAGGACTCGATGTCACCGTCGGGTGTCGCGCTTTGGCGCAGACGCCGGCCGACGAGACGACCGTTGTGGTCTCCACCATGCCGTCTGCCGGGCGCAACTCGTCGAACAAGGCACTGTTCGTGACCGCGGACCGCCAGGCGGTCTCGGTGACGATGCGCGGCAAGGAACTGGTCCGTGCCGATCGCGCCGACCTGAACCGATGCGACCGACTGACGGTTCGTGCGTCGGCGTCGGCGACCGAGGCGCACTTCGTCGGGCTCGGTCCGGCCGTCGCCGGCGATCCCGGTGATCGACCGCAGGTGTCGGGAGTCTTCACCGGGCTCCGCCCGGCCGCGGTGCGTCAGGCGGCCGGCGAAGGGGCCCCCGCCGATCGGCTGGCAGTCCACGTCGACATCGACAACCGCTTCGACACCGGACCGTCGGTGCTCAAACTCATCGTGATGATCATCGGGCTGATCGCCGCGGCGATCTCCTTCGTCGCGATCGCCGTACTCGATGTACGAAACGGTTATCACCGCCGGATCGGTCGCCTCGACCTTCGGCGGCTGTTCGCGCCGCGTGCGGCCGACATCGCGGTGACCGCGGCACTCGTCGTCTGGCACTTCCTCGGGGCCGGATCGTCCGACGACGGCTACATCCTCAACATGGGCCGCACCGCGCACGATGCCGGCTACCTCGCGAACTACTACCGTTTCTTCGGAATTCCCGAGGCGCCGTTCGACTGGTACTACACTTTTCTGTCGCATTGGTCGACCGTGTCGACGGCGGGCGTCTGGATGAGACTGCCCGCACTGGTGGCCGGACTGATCAGCTGGTTCGTGCTGAGCCGGATCCTGTTGCCACGGCTGGGTGGTGCGGTCCGTCGCTCGCAGTGGGCGATGTTCACCGCCGCCGCGGTGTTCGTGGCGTTCTGGATGCCGCTGTGCAGCGGGTTGCGCAGCGAGGGAATCATCGTGCTGGGATCGCTGCTCACGTGGTGGGGGGTCGAGCAGGCCGTCGCCACCCGTCGGATGCTGCCGGCGGCGGGAGCGGCATTGAGCGCGGGCCTCACCCTGGCGGTGGCCCCGCACGGCGTGATCGCGCTCGCCATGCTCATCGCCGGATCGCGACCGATGTTGCGCACCATCCGGACCCGCCGTCGCGAGAACGGGATGCTCCCGTTGCTCGCGCCGGTGGCCGGGGCATTCGCGGTGGTGGTCATCGTGGTCTTCCGTGACCAGACGCTCGCCAACGTGGCCGAGGCGGTGCGACTTCGATACACCGTGGGGCCGACACTGGCCTGGTATCAGGAACTCCTGCGTTTCTACTATCTCTCGCTGACCACCCAGGATGGTTCGCTGGTGCGTCGCGTACCGCTGTTGCTCCTGGTCGCCGCACTGTTTGTGACGTTGGCGGTGATGTTGCGTCGCAAGCACATCCGCGGTGTCGACCCCGGACCGGTGTGGCGACTCGTCGGCTCGATCCTGCTGACGGTGTTGTTGTTGTCGTTCACGCCCACCAAGTGGACCGTCCAGTTCGGGATCTACGCGGGCGTCGGCGCGGCCATGGCTGCGGTCGCGACGGTCGCCGTCGCGCAATCGGCGCGGCGTTCGCCACGAAATCTGTGGATGTACATCGCCGTGCTGCTGTTCGCCTGCGCGGTCGCTGTCGCGGGTGAGAACGCGTGGGGCTGGGGGTACGACTTCGGCATCTCGTGGTTCGACAAGGCGCCGGTGGTGGCGGGGACGCCGTTGTCGTCGGTCTTCCTGGTGCTCACCGTCTTGGCGCTCGCAGTCGCGACCTGGTATCACCTGCGGATCGATGTCGACGCAGAGCGCGGAAAGGTCCGCGGTGACCGGACTCGCCTGTCGCGCACACAGATCGCCGTCGCGTCGGCCCCCATGCTGGTGATCGCCACGCTCGTGGTGGTCGGTGAGATGGGGTTGTTCGCCAAAGCCGCGATGGACCGTTCGGACACCTACACCACTTTTCACGCCAACACCCGTGCGCTCGCGGGCGATCCGTGTGGAATGGCCGATCAGGTTCTCCTGGAACAGAACCCGAACCTCGGTGCACTCGCGCCGATCGGAACCCGCGACATCTCGCGTGCGCTCGCCGGCGAATCCACCGGCTTCACCCCGGACGGTGTGGCGGGTGACCTGACGCCCGACCCGACATCGCTGGGAGCGGGCACCATCAACACCTCTGGCGACCTGTCGCGCCCGTTCGTCGTCACCGGCGGGCCTCCCGGTACCACCGGCGGCACCGGGCCGAAGACGATCAACGGATCGTCGGCGGCGCTGCCGTTCGGCCTCGACCCGAAGACCACGCCGGTGTTGGGCAGCTACGGACACGACAACGGCACCGCGGAACTGACCTCCGGCTGGTACCGGCTGCCGTCCCGCGATGCGTCGCCGCTGTTGGTGATCACGGCGGCCGGACCGGTCTTCTCGGTCGACCAGGACGGCGTCGCAACCCCTGGGCGGTCGTTGCAGGTGCAGTTCGGTCGAACCGATGCGGCCGGTGGTTTCAAGCAGGTGGGCAAGGCCTACACGCCGATAGATCCGGGACCGGGCAGGCCGAATCGGCCGTGGCGGAACCTGCGTATCCCGATGACAGCGGTGCCCGGTGGCGCCACGGCCATGCGGATCGTCGCCGTCGACGACAACGTGAGTCCGGACCAATGGCTGGCGTTCACGCCGCCGCGGGCGCCGCAACTGCACACATTGCAGGACGTCGTCGGTTCGCGGACGCCGGTGCTGCTCGATCTGTCGGTCGGCAGTCAGTTCCCGTGTCAGCATCCGATGAGCACGCGCGACGGCGTGAGCGAGGTGCCCCGCTGGCGTATCGTGCCGGACCAGACGACCACCAACTCCAAGTCCAAGACGTGGCAGGCTTCGGTCAACGGTGGCATTCTCACCACGCCGGAGGCGTTGACCAGTGCGACGACGATGGCCACTTACCTGGAGAACGACTGGTTCCGCGATTGGGGTGGGCTGCAGCGCTTGTCGCCGTTGGTCGCGGATGCGACACCCGCACAGGTGACCACCGGTACCACGACGACGTGGGGATGGACGCGACCGGGATCGATCAGGGTGGTGCCGCAAGATGACTGA
- the aroQ gene encoding type II 3-dehydroquinate dehydratase codes for MPDTATSPEPLPILLLNGPNLNTLGVRQPEVYGSSTLGDVVELAERTASELGFGLRAAQTNHEGEMIDWIHEARGQVSGIVINPGGWTHTSVALADALVVPEVPIMEVHISNIHRRESFRHHSYVSPIAVGVIAGCGVRGYEFAIRRLADVID; via the coding sequence ATGCCGGACACCGCGACGAGCCCCGAACCCTTGCCGATTCTGCTGCTCAACGGCCCGAACCTGAACACCCTCGGCGTGCGGCAACCGGAGGTGTACGGCTCGTCGACGCTCGGCGATGTCGTCGAACTCGCCGAACGGACCGCATCCGAGCTCGGATTCGGCCTGCGTGCCGCCCAGACGAATCACGAGGGCGAGATGATCGACTGGATCCATGAGGCCCGCGGACAGGTCAGCGGCATCGTGATCAACCCGGGTGGGTGGACGCACACATCGGTTGCGCTGGCCGATGCGCTGGTGGTTCCGGAGGTGCCGATCATGGAGGTCCACATCAGCAACATCCACCGGCGCGAGTCCTTTCGGCATCACTCGTACGTGTCGCCGATCGCGGTCGGGGTGATCGCCGGCTGTGGTGTACGGGGTTATGAGTTCGCGATCCGACGGCTCGCCGACGTCATCGACTGA
- a CDS encoding SRPBCC domain-containing protein, with translation MDARFDRIEREISIDAPADRVWALVSEPGWYINDQQILDHQITKDGEISYVTDPTHGRFAFRTVTLDEPDYAAFRWHIDVDDLSSSSTLVEFWVTPTDTGVVLKVAESGFASLSEPEADRRSRFDDHTEGWRIELDLARAHLTGAAARA, from the coding sequence ATGGATGCCCGATTCGATCGCATCGAACGTGAGATCAGCATCGACGCCCCCGCCGACCGTGTCTGGGCGCTGGTCAGCGAGCCGGGCTGGTACATCAACGACCAGCAGATTCTGGACCACCAGATCACCAAGGACGGCGAGATCTCGTATGTCACGGACCCGACCCACGGCCGGTTCGCCTTCCGCACAGTGACGCTCGACGAACCCGATTACGCGGCCTTCCGCTGGCATATCGACGTCGACGACCTGTCGAGTTCGTCGACGCTGGTGGAATTCTGGGTCACCCCGACCGACACCGGCGTGGTGCTCAAGGTCGCCGAGTCCGGATTCGCGTCGCTCTCCGAACCGGAGGCCGATCGCCGCTCCCGATTCGACGATCACACCGAGGGCTGGCGTATCGAGCTGGATCTGGCTCGTGCCCACCTCACCGGAGCCGCTGCCCGTGCCTGA
- a CDS encoding antibiotic biosynthesis monooxygenase — MTSTLLHRIDKFSVPTEAMTEFLDRVRHTHRILGAQPGILRNDVVTLVDGESDYNVVTAVTWESRDALQNAGRAVAADVAASGFDRAEFLRRLGVTADFGTYAS; from the coding sequence ATGACCTCAACGCTTCTGCATCGCATCGACAAATTCTCCGTGCCCACCGAGGCAATGACCGAGTTCCTGGACCGGGTACGGCACACGCACCGGATCCTCGGCGCCCAACCGGGCATCCTCCGCAACGACGTCGTCACCCTGGTCGACGGCGAGAGCGACTACAACGTGGTGACCGCGGTGACCTGGGAATCACGCGATGCCCTCCAGAACGCAGGCCGAGCGGTGGCCGCCGATGTCGCGGCGAGTGGCTTCGACCGGGCCGAATTCCTTCGGCGTCTCGGAGTCACCGCCGACTTCGGCACGTATGCGTCCTGA
- a CDS encoding DUF389 domain-containing protein, protein MLHIEVSSPAHLTDDLLGLVSDDEAVSAVSVVRGASVKPAGDLVTIDVAREAANDLIIALRDLGVAADGCLRVEEVETFLSRRALQAERRAPGFGSDAVVWAQVGRRAYGDSELNFTYLGFMILATLLAAVAVVLDSQILTIGAMVLGPEFGVITAIGVAVVLRRPHLCWLACRTLIVGFVVAILVTFLVSMAARGLGWVTADDVHHHPETEFIYSPDRWSLLVAVLAAVAGVLSITSAHTGALAGVFISVTTIPAAGNLGLAAAFAEWGEVRGSALQLVINIVGMTVAGCITLWVQRRLWEPFSQRRVAKVRAVGRMDPGA, encoded by the coding sequence GTGCTGCACATCGAGGTGTCATCACCTGCGCATCTGACCGACGACCTACTCGGCCTGGTCTCCGACGACGAAGCAGTGAGTGCGGTGTCCGTCGTCCGGGGCGCCTCGGTGAAGCCCGCAGGCGATCTGGTGACGATCGATGTCGCGCGCGAGGCCGCCAACGATCTGATCATCGCGCTCCGGGACCTCGGAGTGGCCGCGGACGGTTGCCTGCGGGTGGAAGAGGTCGAGACCTTTCTGTCCCGTCGCGCGCTGCAGGCCGAACGGCGTGCGCCCGGTTTCGGGTCGGACGCGGTCGTGTGGGCCCAGGTGGGCCGACGGGCCTATGGCGATTCGGAACTCAACTTCACCTACCTCGGCTTCATGATCCTGGCCACCCTGCTCGCGGCCGTCGCCGTGGTGCTCGATTCGCAGATCCTGACGATCGGTGCGATGGTGCTCGGCCCAGAGTTCGGTGTGATCACCGCGATCGGGGTGGCGGTGGTGCTGCGGCGACCGCACCTGTGTTGGCTGGCCTGCCGCACGCTGATCGTGGGCTTCGTCGTCGCCATCCTGGTGACCTTCCTGGTCTCCATGGCGGCACGGGGGCTGGGTTGGGTGACGGCCGACGACGTCCACCACCATCCCGAGACCGAGTTCATCTATTCCCCTGACCGGTGGTCGTTGCTTGTTGCGGTGCTCGCCGCCGTCGCGGGCGTCCTGTCCATCACCTCCGCCCACACCGGGGCGCTGGCCGGGGTGTTCATATCGGTGACCACGATCCCGGCCGCCGGCAACCTCGGGCTGGCCGCTGCTTTCGCGGAGTGGGGTGAGGTGCGTGGGTCCGCTTTGCAGCTGGTGATCAACATCGTCGGGATGACCGTCGCCGGGTGCATCACGTTGTGGGTGCAACGGCGTCTGTGGGAGCCGTTCTCACAACGTCGTGTAGCCAAGGTCCGGGCGGTGGGCCGGATGGATCCGGGCGCCTGA
- a CDS encoding metalloregulator ArsR/SmtB family transcription factor — MADAPVELFAALADDSRWQILVRLSRSPASASALASELPISRQAIAKHLRVLEDVGLVDGAKAGREVRYEPVGARLSQVARQLDLIASGWERRLDRIRSLAEGGNR; from the coding sequence ATGGCCGACGCCCCCGTCGAGCTGTTCGCGGCGCTGGCCGACGACAGCCGGTGGCAGATCCTCGTCCGACTCTCCCGGTCGCCGGCGTCGGCGTCGGCGCTCGCCTCGGAGCTGCCGATCTCACGGCAGGCGATCGCGAAACACCTTCGCGTCCTGGAGGACGTGGGGCTGGTGGACGGCGCGAAGGCCGGTCGCGAGGTGCGCTACGAGCCGGTCGGCGCCCGCCTGAGTCAGGTCGCCCGACAGCTCGACCTCATCGCGAGCGGGTGGGAACGGCGCCTCGATCGCATCAGGTCGCTCGCCGAGGGCGGGAACCGGTAG
- a CDS encoding arabinosyltransferase domain-containing protein, producing MRFAPDSRTIKVAKIVAVVAGALGVLLAIAAPFLPVSYTKSELQWPQGQAGAGSAASGPNEAGAGSAASGPNEAGAGSAASGPNGAGVVQNVAAPNVSYAPVSMDISVPCRLAADLPPAGGVLLSTVPENGAQAGTVGLFVRATHDRLLVTQRNAVLLNVPRAAAQQNAQCRVVIHADTTGSRGAVEGVDPGAGTQSFRLDDPNARPQIIGVYTDLPKDVSTEGLSYRSAIDTRFISSPTTFKGALLILGVISTIISMIALAVLDARDGRRLRRMVRAGAQRWWRIKPLDVVVTGVLLVWLFVGGNTADDGYQVTVGRVAPGAGYLDNYYRYFGAPQDPFGWHYRYLALWMQVSTATPWLRVLPLLFALAGWFLISRAALPRLGRAVRSSNAARWTAALGFLVVWLAFNNGLRVEPALSVGILLTWVLVERSIATGRLFPLTLAVLSAAFTLTIHPAGAIAILPLLAALRPLLRRLRRRARRDGLLPLVMPILAAGLAVLFEIFADQPLAAIREGIKVQGIVGPTNEWWTEAMRYYILLNPTPDGSIARRVGIFVTFLSVAVIVLTLLSKRRVPGVPSAPLWRLVAVTSGAVAVLAFVPTKATHQMGAFACLTGVLAAAATVFLQPSVMRRRCNRTFIAAAAAYALAVAFAGRNQWWYVGSYGIPWADDTPNVAGIELFVPILAVAVLLTLYGVWQYYRDDQRAQRGEPVAVQTDSGRSIVQRMPTYSLAIISTVVLLFNFVSFAKAAQTQQDSWSWTSSNIDALRGNPCALADAVMVEGDPNKGLLAPAEVAGQNNPSPGATLAGQGMTGFDPNGVSTQLESEADSGEDSSADSDKSSPGLDRSQTDPSSAQEEPSGSAGAADTGGGTTATEGVNGSSVRLPFGLDQRRVPVLGTYQSPSGRGHLTSDWYQLPPRSDDAPLVTMSVAGKIEYVDHLAVTHPGQKVRLEFGRVEPDGRVSTVASVVPLGIDTDPEWRNLRVPLDQVPPRATVTRIVADDTSTDSQQWLAVTPPRVTEMTTLNSLVGSDDPVLLDWEVALAFPCQRPAAAVNGVLETPMWRVTPDAEGERVNSRRWMAGDYGGPLGIVENELRPVVLPSYLRNSWARDWGSLQRLVPLKPQVEAELKITDDVHGGLWTPGPMRAIKN from the coding sequence ATGCGCTTCGCCCCGGACAGCAGGACCATCAAGGTCGCGAAGATCGTCGCGGTGGTCGCCGGTGCGCTCGGCGTGCTGCTCGCGATCGCGGCTCCGTTCCTGCCGGTGTCCTACACCAAGAGTGAGCTGCAATGGCCCCAGGGTCAGGCCGGCGCCGGGAGCGCAGCGAGCGGGCCGAATGAGGCCGGCGCCGGGAGCGCAGCGAGCGGGCCGAATGAGGCCGGCGCCGGGAGCGCAGCGAGCGGGCCGAATGGGGCCGGCGTCGTGCAGAACGTGGCGGCGCCCAATGTGTCGTATGCGCCGGTGTCGATGGACATCTCGGTGCCGTGCCGACTCGCCGCCGATCTGCCCCCGGCGGGCGGTGTGCTGCTGTCGACCGTTCCCGAGAACGGTGCCCAGGCGGGTACCGTCGGCCTGTTCGTCCGTGCCACCCACGACCGTCTGCTGGTGACGCAGCGAAACGCGGTGCTGCTGAACGTTCCTCGCGCCGCCGCGCAGCAGAATGCGCAATGTCGCGTGGTCATCCACGCGGACACCACCGGTAGTCGCGGTGCGGTGGAAGGCGTCGATCCCGGTGCGGGAACGCAGAGCTTCCGCCTCGACGACCCCAATGCGCGACCGCAGATCATCGGCGTCTACACCGACCTTCCGAAAGATGTGTCCACGGAGGGCCTCTCGTATCGATCGGCGATCGACACGCGATTCATCTCCAGTCCCACCACCTTCAAGGGTGCGTTGCTGATCCTCGGTGTGATCTCGACGATCATCTCGATGATCGCGCTGGCTGTGCTCGACGCACGCGACGGGCGGCGGTTACGGCGCATGGTCCGCGCCGGCGCGCAACGGTGGTGGCGCATCAAGCCGCTTGATGTGGTGGTCACGGGTGTGTTGCTGGTGTGGCTGTTCGTGGGAGGCAACACCGCCGACGACGGCTATCAGGTGACCGTGGGACGCGTGGCGCCCGGTGCGGGCTATCTCGACAACTATTACCGGTACTTCGGTGCGCCGCAGGACCCGTTCGGCTGGCACTACCGCTATCTCGCGCTGTGGATGCAGGTGAGTACCGCCACCCCGTGGCTTCGAGTGCTGCCGTTGCTGTTCGCGTTGGCGGGCTGGTTCCTGATCAGCCGCGCCGCGCTGCCCCGTCTGGGTCGCGCGGTCCGGTCGTCGAACGCCGCCCGATGGACGGCGGCACTCGGGTTCCTGGTGGTGTGGTTGGCGTTCAACAACGGTCTGCGCGTGGAGCCGGCGCTCAGCGTCGGCATCCTGCTCACCTGGGTGCTGGTCGAGCGATCGATCGCCACCGGCCGATTGTTCCCCCTGACCCTGGCCGTCCTGTCGGCGGCCTTCACGCTGACGATCCACCCGGCAGGCGCCATCGCGATCCTGCCGTTGCTGGCGGCGTTGCGACCGCTGCTGCGGCGACTGCGTCGGCGTGCCCGGCGTGACGGCCTGCTACCCCTGGTGATGCCGATTCTGGCGGCAGGATTGGCGGTGCTCTTCGAGATCTTCGCCGACCAGCCCCTCGCGGCGATCCGGGAGGGCATCAAGGTGCAGGGCATCGTCGGTCCCACCAACGAATGGTGGACCGAGGCGATGCGGTACTACATCCTGTTGAACCCGACCCCCGACGGTTCCATCGCCCGGCGTGTCGGCATCTTCGTGACATTCCTGTCGGTCGCCGTCATCGTTCTCACGCTGCTGAGCAAGCGTCGGGTGCCGGGTGTGCCGAGCGCGCCGCTCTGGCGTCTCGTCGCAGTCACCTCCGGTGCGGTGGCGGTACTGGCGTTCGTCCCGACCAAGGCCACGCACCAGATGGGTGCATTCGCCTGTCTCACCGGTGTTCTCGCTGCTGCGGCGACGGTGTTCCTCCAGCCGTCCGTGATGCGTCGTCGATGCAACAGGACCTTCATCGCAGCCGCCGCTGCATACGCCCTCGCGGTCGCCTTCGCCGGCCGCAATCAATGGTGGTACGTGGGCAGTTACGGCATCCCCTGGGCCGACGACACACCCAACGTGGCGGGTATCGAACTCTTCGTCCCGATCCTGGCGGTCGCGGTACTCCTCACCCTGTACGGCGTCTGGCAGTACTACCGTGACGATCAGCGTGCGCAGCGCGGCGAACCTGTTGCGGTGCAGACAGATTCTGGCCGCAGCATCGTCCAGCGGATGCCGACCTATTCGCTGGCGATCATCTCCACCGTGGTCCTGCTGTTCAACTTCGTATCGTTCGCCAAGGCGGCGCAGACGCAACAGGATTCGTGGTCGTGGACCAGCTCCAACATCGATGCGCTGCGCGGCAACCCGTGCGCGCTGGCAGATGCGGTCATGGTCGAGGGAGATCCCAACAAGGGCCTGTTGGCACCGGCCGAGGTTGCCGGGCAGAACAATCCGTCGCCGGGCGCGACGCTGGCCGGCCAAGGCATGACCGGCTTTGACCCCAACGGTGTGTCGACGCAGTTGGAGAGCGAGGCCGACTCCGGTGAGGACTCGTCGGCAGACTCCGACAAGAGTTCCCCGGGTCTGGACCGTTCCCAAACGGATCCGTCGTCGGCGCAGGAAGAGCCGAGCGGCTCGGCAGGTGCCGCCGACACGGGTGGCGGCACCACCGCCACCGAGGGTGTCAACGGGTCGTCGGTGCGATTGCCGTTCGGTCTGGATCAGCGCCGGGTCCCGGTCCTCGGTACCTATCAGTCGCCTTCTGGCCGAGGCCATCTGACGTCGGACTGGTATCAACTCCCGCCCCGAAGCGATGACGCGCCGCTGGTCACGATGTCGGTCGCGGGCAAGATCGAGTACGTCGACCACCTCGCCGTCACGCACCCGGGCCAGAAGGTGCGGCTCGAGTTCGGCCGGGTGGAGCCGGACGGGCGCGTCTCCACCGTGGCGTCGGTGGTTCCGCTGGGCATCGACACCGACCCCGAGTGGCGCAATCTGCGGGTGCCTCTCGATCAGGTGCCGCCGCGCGCGACGGTCACCCGGATCGTCGCCGACGACACCTCGACGGACTCCCAGCAGTGGCTGGCGGTCACCCCGCCGCGTGTCACGGAGATGACGACTCTGAATTCCCTGGTGGGTAGCGATGATCCGGTGTTGCTGGACTGGGAGGTGGCGCTGGCCTTTCCGTGTCAGCGACCGGCCGCGGCGGTCAACGGGGTGCTGGAGACGCCGATGTGGCGGGTCACGCCCGACGCCGAGGGCGAGCGGGTGAACTCCCGTCGATGGATGGCCGGCGACTACGGCGGCCCTCTCGGCATCGTCGAGAACGAGTTGCGTCCGGTCGTCCTCCCCTCCTACCTGCGTAACAGCTGGGCGAGGGACTGGGGCAGTCTGCAGCGGCTGGTACCGCTCAAGCCTCAGGTCGAGGCCGAACTGAAGATCACCGACGACGTCCACGGAGGTCTGTGGACGCCAGGACCGATGCGCGCGATCAAGAACTGA